The segment CTTCCATGCTGTTGACTTCGTCCAACTATTAGGttagcaactaagtgattgcggattttgtcattaccacctaatgacaaaagcCGCGATCACTTAGTTCCTAACCTAATATTATTGCATTTTGTCACGTAAGTAAGAATTCTCGTAATCCGAGATAAGGATTAATCCGCATAGGAGAACAGAAAATACGTAGGTACTTGTAAACCAGGAGAGGGTGTATGTAAGAACGCGTAAACGTTTTACGATTTTTCACGAGTTTTTCGTTTTAGATCCAAAAGGAACTGGTATCCTATTCTTCGAGTACTGTCGTATCAAAGATCTGCTAAAGAAAGTCAACAATGAACACCATTTGTTTTGGTTATATGAAAATGTCGCTTCGATGCCGACCGAATATAGATTGGAAATTAACAGGTTAGTTGAAACCGAGTTGAAAGTTTTACAGACTTCTTACATCGAGAACATTGAAATCTTGTTGTGTAACAGACATTTAGGACAAGAACCTGACACGATAGACTCGGCAGATTTTTCACCTCAGCATAGATTGAGGTTATACTGGCATAATTTACCGATAGAAACACACTCATTGTCTACGCAACGAGAACAGGACGTTCAGGATATACTTACGCCGCATTGTCAACGTTATTCGCTTGTTAAAAAGATTCGGACTGTTACTACGAGAGTAAACTCGTTAAAGCAAGGTACGTGTTTTCTTAATCCTTAAAAAACCTACTCATCGTTCGTCGTATTAATcgcgttttaattattaatgattTCTTTACATTCGTAGGGAAATTGGCTTTGAAACCAATTCTTATGAAAGACGAGAGTGATTCCTTGTGGATAACCGAACTCGAAGAGATATTCGGATTCCCGCGTCACTACACGGACGTGAAGAATTTATCGGCGACAAAAAGACAAAGGTTAATAGGAAAGTCTTGGAGCGTTCAAACGCTAACTGCCATTTTTAGATCTCTTTGTCCTTTTTTCGAGTGTAATACGATCGAAACGAACTAATCGTGACGCGTTTAGAAGAATCGAACGTGTTTAAACATAGCGTGTTTCAAGAAGCAAAAACAAAACGATCAAACGTGAACCAGATCTCGCTTCGTCTAGTCCAAAAGGAGGATATAGCGAATATTTTCTCAAGTTGCACcaaattttcttcgatttattttGAATCTTGTTACATTCAAGATAAAACAAATACCTCACAGTATTTTCTACCGTTTCTGTCTTTTCTGTTAAAATTGCATCTTTATCTTTCTCTCGGAAATGTATACTTTATACACGCCTTAAAcacatacattttatatatttttctatctattTGGAACGACGAGAAAGATAaggaaacaaaagaagaaaaaggaaaacaatattacaaatgcgtattcttaaaaaaatgaaaccaACTAGATGGTACATCTTGGCAACCCTTTTTTGATacacgtaaaaatatattacagacaTTTATCGTTATTGTATTAAGCGTTGTTTTGATACCTCATACGGAAATACCCCCTGCGATGTTCTCGTGACATTGGTAAAACGTCACTTCCACCGATATAAGGTACGTTCTTCTGTTGATCACTTTGTAGTAGCATAACAGGTACCGGTATACATCCCATCAAACAATTCACATACCGCATTATAGAAACCGGTAATGGtgtgtttataaatatctgtCGTCGTTCCATATCAACTCCTCTGATGATACCTACACACGAAGCAATGTCACGCATTAACTTCAAATTATCAAGTAAatacgaaaagagaaaaatatatgtaaaatgtatgtataatatatgtaacgtTGATATACTTACCAAACCCATAACACGCGCAAAGAGGTGATCTATTTAATATACGTGGACCAGCCATACTTTCACCTTCTTGCTGTTCATTGTTATTCATATCGATTCCACATAATGCTACTATATTGCCATTCACTACGTTTAACGCGTGCGACGGAGGTACTGACGCTCGTGGAATTGAAATATACAACGATTCAAAAGATGTTCTACGAATAAAGACATTTTCTATACATTAAAGTGacttaataatttcatacCTTTCACTCGAAAACAATGATACTAACACGTATGGAATAGCTTGGTTGATGCTTAACGATAAAGGGTCGTAGCGTTCCCTAAAGAAATATCAGAATTTACATCGTTAACATACGATCGAACGATtgtgaatatattaaaatggctattaaataatattgatattgtagcggcacatgagtcaTAGGACTATTCGAATCGAGAGTGATTCGTGTTGTTGTTTTACCTCGGGGTATTGACACTGTTTACGATGTACGAGatttaaaagtaaacaaactccggacaaaacaatatcgccgctacgtgcaaccaTCAATCGGAGTTCAACCTTTCCGGTACTCCCCGACCGGTGTATAAATAAGAGAACATGCTCTCTAGGACATTCATTACCTAGTATCCTTATGTCAAATAACATTGAGCGAGCGACAATTAAGATGTATTATACTAACTTTGTATTCTGTACTTAGAacgatttgaaatatatatgacTGTCACAAGTATTCGCTTGTATCGTCGTTTAAAGCAACACGTTTAATATCTATCacgatattgtatattaaattcatatatctTACGCGGAATTCCAAGAGTTTTGTACAATTTCACTCAAGTAGGAGATCATTACAAGTTCTCGTTTTTGATACGGCTCCATGTTCCAATTGTCGTATCCCGGAGCACCTTTACGTTCTGCATTCGAATGTATCAGTAATAATTCGTGATCGCATGGTTGACTCCAATCAATAACATTCGTACTCCAATTCGACCACGATAATTGCTACAAACAATGCGTTCCTAACGACGTATCTGTTTGCAAAACTATTCGAATGTATAGAATGGTAAAATAGTTACAATTACctgtaaatttattacttCTTTATTTAAGGGTTTCATATAGTTATTCTTTGGCTTCTCAGACATAATCTGTACAACGAAAGAAGGTCGAATCAATTTGATCGTAAACAAGATGATATCCCAACCAATACCTTGTGAAAAACCCATCGTGTTTACGACGATAGGTAAGCGTGACAAAACTGGGCAACTTGACAATTTGTTAATCAACATTTTAATACCCTCGATGTATCGTGTAATGCATCGTGACACGTCCACATCTCCGATATATAATTGAAAAGCCGGAAGCTTTAAATGCGTGAAGTTTGGTCCCAATAAAGGCTGTTCGATTAAACTGTACGATATACATCCAGCTGGTGTGCATTCTGCTTGCCCTGGGTCAACATCTACAAGAACCACCATTTTGGAAACAGGTAGTAGAGTATTTATCAAGTATCGTATTGTAGTTGATTTCCCGACGCCTTTTCCACCGGCTACTAAGGTGCATGACCATTTGTTCTCACGGCAACGTTTCGACATTTTGTCAGTAACTTCTTGCATAATACGTTGGTCAATAATTATTTCCTTACACGCGTAATTATCAACATAAAGACTCGACTGTAATATTCTTTCAGCCCTCTTGGGGTCAGTCCAAGAATGATAAGATACgctttttatttttggaaataGCTTAAATGGATAAAATACATGTAAAAATCTAGTCAATTTGTTTTCTAAATTTGACAACAAAATAACTGCCATGCCGGGTtgaatttctttgatgtctgtgaTTAGTTTGTTCTCGGGTTTTTGACCAATGCCTTCTGCGGACAAAGACACCCATATATTTGATTCcaaattttgtgaaaattttTCACTCGTTTCGATCAAAACGTTACTATATCCTCTTGGTGAATAAATTTCGATTGGACTATTCTGTGTGGTAATGACGCATCCGTAAGCTTCTATAGCCCCATATACTACTTGTACAATTAACTTTCCAGTAAAGCAAAATCGTGTGTTTTTCGACATAATTGCGACTACTTTGTTCTTAAGACAATAAAATCGTACCGAGTGCTGATCGATGAGAACAGTATCATTATTACTTGAAGTTACTGTTTCGAATGTATCGCATTTTCTGCTATCATGGCTGCTACTTCCAGCGTTGCATATGTCAGAAGGTCTCTTAGCTTTTGCTGATTTACGGGGAGTAGTATTGGAATTGCTATTTTGTAACTGCTTTGTATCCTTACACGGTTTGCGATTACTCTTGGACGGTGATACGATTTTAGTATTCTTTGTTTCGCCGTATAAATTATCATTCGGATTTAATAATTCACCAATAATGACGCAGGCCTTGTCCCTCATACTTTGCATATGTAATGGGTTATTATCAAAATCATCGTCTTCCattttctctcgttcttttTGTTTAAGTACGTCTGGTATGCTTAGCGAGGATAAATTTTTCGACAGAGCTTCTACTATTACTGGCGAACCTATGGTTTTTCGCTCTGAAATGTCGCAAAATTGTTTGTCGTTTCTGTTTCTGGTTAACTGTACTCCTAACGAGTCATCGTTTTGGAAGGAAATATCCACAGAATCTGAAATGTAAACAACCTATTTCCACAATGGCGTTCTTTACTTAAACAAAGATACTATACCGTATTTTATCTTCAACTTGTAAATAGCGTGTGATATTTATCCTGATTTGTGAATAAAAATCCCTTACGTTGAGTTCCTTTCATATTGGTGcactttttctttctacgtTTCAAATTACGCTGTAAGAGTATATGTTTTCTGTTTAATGAATCTGCAGGCAGCAGACTGTTTTGAGCACTTTCATCATTTTGGGCCACAGAGttgatatttaaacatttaggaaaagattttctttttcccctgACGAGtttgttttgtattttatattgtgGTAATTGcctaaatttaaaattaaagtttttgAATTAAAATACGTGTTTTAACAACTTCACCAACACATCAATCATAtcagataaaattattaagaagCATTCTAATTGTTCGACATTTACTCACGCTTTGGTTTGCTTTATaccaattttcaaaattttcgtttttgGCTTCTTTGCTTGTGacgatttcatttttatgttttataaaatttggtTATGAAATGAGAAGATTTAAAACTCAGAAATATGCATTTTCGATAATTAACCTCAAAATATACCAATATTATGATTCGTTCttacaaaaatgttttgtatatttattcgaaGAAAAGCTATACGACGCATGCGTGCTGCAACACGTgtatagaattatatatatatatatacgtattcaTACCAAAATCGTGATGAGTAAACTCGGTTTTCGATTAGGGTACCTTTTCCATTGAATCTCCACTCAAAACATAGAAATGCTCCTTTAGTATACATTCAAAGAAGGATAACAGGGCGGCTCTTTAGCGACGCATCACGGCTACTATAGTTACCATCCAATGTTAACGATACAGAGTCGCGAAAGTGTATTTGGCGTTAATATTCACGGAAAATGGAGTTACCagttacatattgtttatgtGGCCGTTCTTACGATTTCGAACAATTTATGATACAATGTGACGTTTGTAAAGAATGGTATCATGGAGGGTAAGTGTTTGGAATACTGACAATTAAAAACAACGGTGTCACCAAACAACTATGATTAA is part of the Bombus fervidus isolate BK054 chromosome 7, iyBomFerv1, whole genome shotgun sequence genome and harbors:
- the LOC139989205 gene encoding polynucleotide 5'-hydroxyl-kinase NOL9 isoform X1, translating into MKSSQAKKPKTKILKIGIKQTKAQLPQYKIQNKLVRGKRKSFPKCLNINSVAQNDESAQNSLLPADSLNRKHILLQRNLKRRKKKCTNMKGTQHSVDISFQNDDSLGVQLTRNRNDKQFCDISERKTIGSPVIVEALSKNLSSLSIPDVLKQKEREKMEDDDFDNNPLHMQSMRDKACVIIGELLNPNDNLYGETKNTKIVSPSKSNRKPCKDTKQLQNSNSNTTPRKSAKAKRPSDICNAGSSSHDSRKCDTFETVTSSNNDTVLIDQHSVRFYCLKNKVVAIMSKNTRFCFTGKLIVQVVYGAIEAYGCVITTQNSPIEIYSPRGYSNVLIETSEKFSQNLESNIWVSLSAEGIGQKPENKLITDIKEIQPGMAVILLSNLENKLTRFLHVFYPFKLFPKIKSVSYHSWTDPKRAERILQSSLYVDNYACKEIIIDQRIMQEVTDKMSKRCRENKWSCTLVAGGKGVGKSTTIRYLINTLLPVSKMVVLVDVDPGQAECTPAGCISYSLIEQPLLGPNFTHLKLPAFQLYIGDVDVSRCITRYIEGIKMLINKLSSCPVLSRLPIVVNTMGFSQGIGWDIILFTIKLIRPSFVVQIMSEKPKNNYMKPLNKEVINLQQLSWSNWSTNVIDWSQPCDHELLLIHSNAERKGAPGYDNWNMEPYQKRELVMISYLSEIVQNSWNSAERYDPLSLSINQAIPYVTSFESLYISIPRASVPPSHALNVVNGNIVALCGIDMNNNEQQEGESMAGPRILNRSPLCACYGFGIIRGVDMERRQIFINTPLPVSIMRYVNCLMGCIPVPVMLLQSDQQKNVPYIGGSDVLPMSREHRRGYFRMRYQNNA
- the LOC139989205 gene encoding polynucleotide 5'-hydroxyl-kinase NOL9 isoform X2; its protein translation is MKKMKIKCNARVVYISDSVDISFQNDDSLGVQLTRNRNDKQFCDISERKTIGSPVIVEALSKNLSSLSIPDVLKQKEREKMEDDDFDNNPLHMQSMRDKACVIIGELLNPNDNLYGETKNTKIVSPSKSNRKPCKDTKQLQNSNSNTTPRKSAKAKRPSDICNAGSSSHDSRKCDTFETVTSSNNDTVLIDQHSVRFYCLKNKVVAIMSKNTRFCFTGKLIVQVVYGAIEAYGCVITTQNSPIEIYSPRGYSNVLIETSEKFSQNLESNIWVSLSAEGIGQKPENKLITDIKEIQPGMAVILLSNLENKLTRFLHVFYPFKLFPKIKSVSYHSWTDPKRAERILQSSLYVDNYACKEIIIDQRIMQEVTDKMSKRCRENKWSCTLVAGGKGVGKSTTIRYLINTLLPVSKMVVLVDVDPGQAECTPAGCISYSLIEQPLLGPNFTHLKLPAFQLYIGDVDVSRCITRYIEGIKMLINKLSSCPVLSRLPIVVNTMGFSQGIGWDIILFTIKLIRPSFVVQIMSEKPKNNYMKPLNKEVINLQQLSWSNWSTNVIDWSQPCDHELLLIHSNAERKGAPGYDNWNMEPYQKRELVMISYLSEIVQNSWNSAERYDPLSLSINQAIPYVTSFESLYISIPRASVPPSHALNVVNGNIVALCGIDMNNNEQQEGESMAGPRILNRSPLCACYGFGIIRGVDMERRQIFINTPLPVSIMRYVNCLMGCIPVPVMLLQSDQQKNVPYIGGSDVLPMSREHRRGYFRMRYQNNA